A region from the Chthonomonadales bacterium genome encodes:
- a CDS encoding S24/S26 family peptidase, translated as MALASQDFASWVIDRLARRGRVVIPSRGRSMQPAIPDGAYLEVRPVAFGELRCGDIVVFHYAGEVFCHRFLRRAGRHCVLKGDTLLSADPPIVWGQVIGRVSTILRGDGRLVPLDAPGRRLRSAVRARLTYPIALVYHAGSALRRLATWSRGVRLPND; from the coding sequence GTGGCGCTAGCCAGCCAGGACTTCGCCTCGTGGGTGATCGACCGGCTCGCGCGTCGTGGGCGCGTGGTCATCCCGAGCCGGGGTCGCAGCATGCAGCCCGCGATCCCGGACGGCGCCTATCTCGAGGTGCGGCCCGTCGCCTTCGGCGAGCTGCGGTGTGGCGACATCGTGGTGTTCCATTACGCGGGCGAGGTGTTCTGTCATCGCTTCCTGCGGCGTGCCGGTCGCCATTGCGTGCTGAAGGGCGACACGCTTCTCTCCGCGGACCCGCCCATCGTCTGGGGCCAGGTGATCGGCCGCGTCAGCACCATCCTCCGCGGGGACGGTCGCCTCGTACCGCTCGACGCGCCGGGGCGGCGGCTGCGCTCCGCCGTTCGGGCGCGCCTGACCTACCCGATCGCCCTGGTCTACCACGCGGGCTCGGCGCTCCGGCGCCTGGCTACCTGGAGCCGAGGCGTGCGGCTCCCAAACGACTGA
- a CDS encoding AAA family ATPase — MTTPTQTMPADADDRAALERLGAAYGAMREQIGRVVIGQNDVVEQLLIAVFARGHCVLVGVPGLAKTLLVSTLARALSLSFKRIQFTPDLMPADITGTNILQEDRATGAREFVFVRGPVFANMLLADEVNRTPPKTQAALLEAMQEHHVTAGGRSYDLPEPFFVLATQNPIEQEGTYPLPEAQLDRFMFMVTVDYPSADDELAIMRATTGVEEAAPEVALHAEDILSLQRTVRRVPVGEHVFRYAMALARATRPGTPDAAELVREWVSWGAGPRASQYLILGAKARAALHGRPFVSTDDVVAVALPVLRHRIITNFNAEAEGVGADGIVDKLLAHVPRPTDPARAR; from the coding sequence ATGACGACGCCGACCCAGACCATGCCGGCCGACGCCGACGACCGCGCGGCGCTCGAGCGGCTCGGAGCCGCCTACGGCGCCATGCGCGAGCAGATCGGCCGCGTGGTGATCGGCCAGAACGACGTCGTTGAGCAGCTCCTCATCGCCGTGTTTGCGCGCGGCCACTGCGTGCTGGTCGGCGTGCCCGGCCTCGCCAAGACCCTGCTTGTCAGCACGCTCGCGCGGGCACTCTCGCTTTCGTTCAAGCGCATCCAGTTCACGCCGGACCTGATGCCCGCCGACATCACGGGCACCAACATTCTGCAGGAGGACCGCGCCACGGGTGCCCGCGAGTTCGTGTTCGTGCGCGGTCCCGTGTTCGCCAACATGCTCCTGGCCGACGAGGTCAATCGCACGCCCCCGAAGACGCAGGCCGCCCTGCTGGAGGCCATGCAGGAGCACCACGTCACCGCGGGAGGGCGCTCGTACGACCTGCCGGAGCCCTTCTTCGTGCTCGCCACGCAGAACCCGATTGAGCAGGAGGGCACCTACCCGCTCCCCGAGGCGCAACTGGACCGCTTCATGTTCATGGTAACCGTCGACTACCCCAGCGCCGACGACGAGCTCGCCATCATGCGCGCCACGACCGGCGTGGAGGAGGCGGCCCCGGAGGTGGCGCTCCACGCCGAGGACATCCTCTCGCTGCAGCGCACGGTGCGCCGCGTGCCCGTCGGCGAGCACGTGTTCCGCTACGCCATGGCGCTCGCGCGCGCCACACGCCCTGGCACGCCGGACGCCGCGGAGCTCGTGCGCGAGTGGGTGAGCTGGGGCGCCGGCCCGCGCGCCTCGCAGTACCTTATCCTGGGCGCCAAGGCGCGCGCCGCGCTGCACGGCCGGCCCTTCGTGTCGACCGACGACGTGGTCGCCGTCGCCCTGCCGGTCCTGCGCCACCGCATTATTACCAACTTCAACGCCGAGGCCGAGGGCGTGGGCGCCGACGGGATCGTCGACAAGCTGCTGGCGCACGTTCCGCGCCCCACCGACCCCGCGCGGGCGCGGTGA
- a CDS encoding terpene cyclase/mutase family protein, protein MIPRAAICVAGALVLALAAGPARAQQTDPFDVEAREYLGTPKSEAAVRRGLEYLAARQQPDGHWNSGSYNADAAISGLAALAFLSAGHQPGRGKYGAQLAKAVDWLAESVQRNGLVGRGGSAGPPMYGHGFATLALAELYGMTRRDDLKPKIEEAIRLMASTQNAEGGWRYQPTSADADISVTAVQVIGMRAAASAGLRVPAETAKRAIGYIKKCSNNSDGGFSYQAAIHGSGPARTGAAILCLILSGQRNSPECRAGIEYLREHPIETYEWAYRQHYFYALYYCTQAMYQVGGKPWRDWFTNIRERLLRSQRADGSWSDSPGPEYATSMAVLTLQVPAGLLPIYQK, encoded by the coding sequence ATGATCCCACGGGCAGCGATCTGCGTCGCCGGCGCCCTGGTCCTCGCCCTGGCCGCAGGGCCGGCACGCGCGCAGCAAACCGACCCGTTCGACGTTGAGGCACGCGAGTACCTGGGCACGCCGAAGTCGGAGGCCGCCGTGCGGCGCGGCCTGGAGTATCTGGCGGCGCGTCAGCAGCCCGATGGGCACTGGAACAGCGGCAGCTACAACGCGGACGCGGCCATCAGCGGACTGGCGGCGCTGGCCTTCTTGTCAGCCGGCCACCAGCCCGGGCGCGGCAAGTACGGAGCGCAGTTGGCGAAGGCGGTCGACTGGCTGGCCGAGAGCGTGCAGCGCAACGGCCTGGTGGGCCGTGGAGGGAGCGCCGGTCCGCCCATGTACGGCCACGGCTTCGCCACGCTGGCGCTTGCCGAGCTCTACGGCATGACCCGCCGCGACGACCTCAAGCCCAAGATCGAGGAGGCGATCCGCCTGATGGCCTCCACTCAGAACGCCGAGGGCGGCTGGCGCTACCAGCCAACCTCCGCCGACGCCGACATCTCCGTGACCGCAGTGCAGGTGATCGGAATGCGAGCCGCGGCCAGCGCCGGCCTGCGCGTGCCGGCCGAGACCGCGAAGCGCGCGATTGGCTACATCAAGAAGTGCTCCAACAACTCGGACGGCGGGTTCAGCTACCAGGCCGCCATCCACGGCTCCGGTCCGGCGCGCACGGGCGCCGCGATCCTCTGCCTGATCCTCTCGGGTCAGCGCAACTCGCCGGAGTGCAGGGCCGGCATTGAGTATCTGCGCGAGCACCCGATCGAGACGTACGAGTGGGCCTATCGGCAGCACTACTTCTACGCGCTCTACTACTGCACGCAGGCGATGTACCAGGTTGGCGGCAAGCCGTGGCGCGACTGGTTCACCAACATCCGCGAGCGCCTGTTGCGCTCCCAGCGCGCCGACGGAAGCTGGAGCGACAGTCCCGGCCCCGAGTACGCCACTTCGATGGCCGTCCTGACGCTCCAGGTGCCCGCCGGCCTGCTGCCGATCTACCAGAAGTGA
- a CDS encoding fibronectin type III domain-containing protein: MVPRHRRLLAPLALALAAWSPPSRADLREYADPTRPVCLLGRDRATLQWFTRLPEETRLQIRPGTVPCNTPGPDGKPRGPWASADVRAVNGAPGKRTFHVLVVTGLRPGARYSYRLYDSGVEPTSLERAWGAEAPWRREYSFSTLAGAGRKTVVRVPIKVLLMPNVVNVASAHDAAGPLAPPPPNLAAADLERIRSEYARSALFLWVNNGMRVWFDYQIVVDGRRQRWGPEPANAGVAYRGWPECRGYGGADFVGPGGGDFTFVDARRPEQTHREPVFEAEPYVGQIEQAFVRRWNPAKKAWEFYNSGGGTLGVDDWAKGVPGRSQYLGGGDTAWLATHEYHHQIESLGAFSLANREDDRVIFDHFFPRRRLKKADGTWDEWTWNTSWRHGEHWDGIAYFDRLLTPAQWLRLHFGQTITVIDADEDGVPDDDPRLPLDERRFGSDPRRPKTDGQTPDLDKVQLSTWAPTPLTSSWEKAPLPRTMPDPTRADSDRDGLSDTVDPYPLYPWEPFVWPMTARVDGDAAEWSALRPSGRTEGHGVTATLWQAHDDAAYYACFRLTGPWRRASVGLDGEGQGYYTTDSTYAFDLVAGESGAAPDVRPSGPHGCPGMEWKTSVAPDGAAIVEVMVPNRGKGTWFWTGGGREVGAAVSLWARDGKPLSLYEPYDLFYARMLERAGRGELPTGAPAELEPGPGVRTFDFTLAAPDGAWALVPGNWEHRDGVLRFVKGDESDNYLYLGGFDSGDFDVWIEFEAASDMHIGAWTAGGKPTDNVTDYVAFLGGFGNARSVIRVDGAETGAEDLGIPPGRHTMQFSRGGGSLWLLCDGKPVAWARDPDPERRVGRIGFLGGWGGRQVIYQVRIRAKRSAS; this comes from the coding sequence ATGGTGCCCCGCCACCGCCGTCTGCTGGCTCCGCTCGCCCTTGCCCTCGCCGCCTGGTCGCCGCCCTCGCGGGCCGACCTGCGAGAGTACGCCGACCCGACGCGCCCGGTCTGCCTGCTGGGCCGAGATCGCGCCACGCTTCAGTGGTTCACGCGGCTCCCCGAGGAGACGCGCCTGCAGATCCGGCCGGGCACGGTGCCGTGCAACACGCCGGGGCCCGACGGCAAGCCGCGCGGCCCGTGGGCGTCGGCCGACGTGCGCGCGGTGAACGGAGCCCCCGGCAAGCGCACGTTCCACGTCCTCGTCGTCACCGGTCTGCGGCCGGGGGCGCGCTACTCCTACCGCCTGTACGACTCGGGAGTCGAGCCGACATCGCTCGAGCGGGCCTGGGGAGCCGAGGCGCCCTGGCGGCGTGAGTACTCGTTCAGCACCCTCGCCGGAGCTGGCCGCAAGACGGTCGTGCGGGTACCGATCAAGGTACTGCTGATGCCAAACGTCGTGAACGTGGCGTCGGCCCACGACGCGGCCGGGCCCCTCGCGCCTCCGCCACCGAACCTCGCGGCGGCGGATCTGGAGCGCATCCGCAGCGAGTACGCCCGATCGGCGCTCTTCCTGTGGGTGAACAACGGGATGCGCGTATGGTTCGACTACCAGATCGTTGTCGACGGCCGGCGCCAGCGTTGGGGCCCAGAGCCGGCCAACGCCGGGGTGGCCTATCGCGGCTGGCCCGAGTGCCGCGGCTACGGCGGGGCCGACTTCGTGGGGCCCGGCGGCGGCGACTTTACGTTCGTCGATGCGCGGCGACCCGAGCAGACGCACAGGGAGCCCGTCTTCGAGGCGGAGCCCTACGTGGGCCAGATCGAGCAGGCGTTCGTGCGGAGGTGGAACCCTGCGAAGAAGGCATGGGAGTTCTACAACAGCGGCGGCGGAACGCTCGGCGTGGACGACTGGGCGAAGGGAGTCCCGGGACGCTCCCAGTACCTGGGCGGCGGCGACACCGCGTGGCTCGCGACGCACGAGTACCACCACCAGATCGAGTCGCTCGGCGCCTTCTCGCTCGCCAACCGCGAGGATGACCGCGTCATCTTCGACCACTTCTTCCCGCGCCGTCGCCTGAAGAAGGCCGACGGCACGTGGGACGAGTGGACCTGGAACACAAGCTGGCGGCACGGCGAGCACTGGGACGGCATCGCCTACTTCGATCGCCTGCTCACGCCCGCGCAGTGGCTGCGGCTGCACTTCGGCCAGACGATCACGGTGATCGATGCCGACGAGGACGGCGTGCCGGACGACGACCCGCGCCTGCCTCTGGACGAGAGGCGCTTCGGCTCGGACCCGCGCCGCCCGAAGACCGACGGCCAGACGCCGGACCTCGACAAGGTCCAGCTCAGCACGTGGGCCCCGACCCCACTCACCTCGTCGTGGGAGAAGGCCCCGCTACCCCGGACCATGCCCGACCCGACGCGTGCGGACAGCGACCGCGATGGCCTGTCGGACACCGTCGATCCCTACCCGCTCTATCCGTGGGAGCCCTTCGTCTGGCCGATGACGGCGCGGGTGGACGGTGACGCCGCCGAGTGGTCGGCCCTTCGGCCGAGCGGCCGCACGGAGGGCCACGGTGTGACGGCGACTCTCTGGCAGGCGCACGACGACGCCGCGTACTACGCCTGCTTCCGCCTGACCGGCCCTTGGCGCCGCGCCAGCGTGGGCTTGGACGGCGAGGGGCAGGGCTATTATACAACGGACTCCACCTACGCCTTTGACCTCGTCGCGGGTGAGAGCGGAGCCGCGCCGGACGTGCGACCCTCCGGGCCGCACGGGTGCCCCGGGATGGAGTGGAAGACCTCGGTCGCCCCGGACGGCGCGGCGATCGTGGAGGTCATGGTGCCGAACCGCGGCAAGGGCACGTGGTTCTGGACGGGCGGCGGCCGCGAGGTCGGAGCCGCCGTCAGCCTCTGGGCCCGGGACGGCAAGCCGCTCTCGCTCTACGAGCCCTATGACCTCTTCTACGCCCGGATGCTCGAGCGAGCCGGCCGCGGTGAGCTACCGACCGGCGCCCCGGCCGAGCTGGAGCCCGGCCCCGGTGTGCGGACCTTCGACTTCACGCTGGCGGCGCCCGATGGCGCGTGGGCGCTCGTGCCGGGCAACTGGGAGCACCGCGATGGCGTGTTGCGCTTCGTCAAGGGCGACGAGAGCGACAACTACCTCTACCTGGGCGGGTTCGACAGCGGCGACTTCGACGTGTGGATCGAGTTCGAGGCGGCCAGCGACATGCACATCGGCGCGTGGACGGCCGGCGGCAAGCCGACCGACAACGTGACCGACTACGTTGCCTTCCTGGGCGGCTTCGGCAACGCACGCTCCGTGATCCGAGTCGACGGCGCCGAGACGGGCGCGGAGGACCTGGGAATCCCGCCGGGACGCCACACGATGCAGTTCTCGCGCGGCGGGGGGAGCCTGTGGCTGCTCTGCGACGGCAAGCCGGTCGCGTGGGCGCGCGACCCGGACCCAGAGCGGCGCGTCGGCCGGATCGGCTTCCTGGGCGGGTGGGGCGGCCGCCAGGTCATCTACCAGGTGCGCATCCGGGCGAAGCGCTCCGCTTCGTGA
- a CDS encoding SpoIID/LytB domain-containing protein: protein MMRWPGGRLPVRAGAAFGRRAWPTLALAWALCGAPTAAAPAVVRVGLVGRFPSPSALVVEASAGAKLRDADGAVLARGPAAWRFAAHRGEVEARDGDRDVGRRTWLRVEPGQAPLAVALPGSASRAYRGALEVRAEPRRGGPRLLLVNEAPLEEYLRGVIALEMAAEAPREALLAQCVLARTYAVRGRRGGGRPYDLTDTTSSQVYGGVAAETDLTDSALRATAGMALLRYGEPVGAGYFDDCGGITAVGAGDGDWPPSVVDRPEPGGRDFCAAGRYHTWQLMLTPGELGDRLAGAGRARIGTVREVTVSEFDASGRARRVRVAGEMGVEEMAGAAFRAALGYARLRSTLFVVSRGEGGAFVFDGRGNGHGRGMCQQGARGMAAVGRTCVQILEHYFPGAILAPLPERG, encoded by the coding sequence ATGATGCGGTGGCCCGGCGGCCGCCTGCCCGTTCGCGCCGGCGCCGCGTTCGGCCGTAGGGCCTGGCCGACGCTCGCGCTCGCGTGGGCGCTGTGCGGGGCGCCCACTGCCGCGGCTCCGGCCGTCGTGCGCGTCGGGCTCGTGGGGCGCTTCCCGTCGCCGTCGGCGCTCGTGGTGGAGGCGTCGGCGGGCGCGAAGTTGCGCGACGCCGACGGCGCCGTGCTCGCGCGCGGCCCCGCCGCCTGGCGGTTCGCGGCGCACCGCGGCGAGGTAGAGGCGCGCGACGGCGACCGCGATGTCGGCCGCCGGACCTGGCTGCGCGTGGAGCCGGGCCAGGCGCCGTTGGCCGTCGCGCTGCCCGGCTCGGCGTCGCGCGCGTACCGCGGCGCCCTGGAGGTGCGCGCGGAACCGCGCCGCGGAGGGCCGCGTCTACTGCTCGTGAACGAGGCGCCCCTCGAGGAGTACCTGCGCGGCGTCATTGCGCTGGAGATGGCGGCCGAGGCGCCGCGCGAGGCTCTGCTGGCGCAGTGCGTCCTGGCGCGCACCTACGCCGTTCGGGGCCGGAGAGGCGGCGGGAGGCCCTACGACCTGACGGACACCACCTCGTCGCAGGTCTACGGAGGCGTCGCCGCTGAGACGGACCTGACCGATTCGGCGCTGCGCGCGACAGCCGGCATGGCGCTGCTGCGCTATGGAGAGCCGGTCGGCGCGGGCTACTTCGACGACTGCGGCGGCATAACGGCGGTTGGCGCGGGGGATGGCGATTGGCCGCCGTCGGTGGTGGATCGGCCGGAGCCCGGCGGCCGCGACTTCTGTGCGGCCGGGCGCTACCACACCTGGCAGCTGATGCTGACGCCGGGCGAGCTCGGCGACCGGCTTGCGGGAGCGGGCCGCGCGCGGATCGGGACGGTGCGCGAAGTGACGGTGTCGGAGTTCGACGCGTCCGGACGGGCGCGCCGCGTTCGCGTCGCGGGCGAGATGGGAGTCGAGGAGATGGCGGGGGCGGCATTTCGCGCCGCCCTCGGCTATGCCCGCCTGCGCAGCACGCTGTTCGTGGTGTCGCGTGGCGAGGGGGGCGCCTTCGTCTTCGACGGTCGGGGGAACGGGCATGGCAGAGGGATGTGCCAGCAGGGCGCCCGGGGGATGGCCGCGGTCGGGCGCACGTGCGTCCAGATACTGGAGCACTACTTCCCTGGGGCAATACTCGCGCCGCTCCCCGAGAGGGGCTGA
- a CDS encoding CoA-binding protein, with translation MHSLIADILAQRRFAVVGASRDTEKYGYRVYKALKRAGYEAYAVNPNAETIDGDQVYPLLDTVPERPDCVVTVVPPEVTLEIAREAGRLRIPYMWMQPGSESLAAVNQARSAGLRIVHGGPCIMVAVATARHSPG, from the coding sequence CTGCACTCGCTGATCGCCGACATCCTGGCGCAGAGGCGCTTCGCCGTCGTGGGGGCCTCGCGGGACACCGAGAAGTACGGGTACCGCGTCTACAAGGCACTCAAGCGGGCGGGCTACGAAGCCTACGCGGTCAACCCGAACGCCGAGACGATCGACGGCGACCAGGTCTATCCACTGCTCGACACGGTGCCGGAGCGCCCCGACTGCGTGGTGACCGTGGTTCCCCCCGAGGTTACGCTCGAGATCGCCCGCGAGGCCGGCCGCCTGCGCATCCCGTACATGTGGATGCAGCCGGGCTCGGAGTCGCTGGCCGCCGTGAACCAGGCGCGCTCCGCCGGCCTGAGAATCGTGCACGGCGGTCCATGCATCATGGTGGCCGTCGCCACGGCCCGCCACTCGCCCGGCTGA
- a CDS encoding DUF58 domain-containing protein yields MHRSPHRGYSVEFAQHREYTPGDEIRHIDWQAYGRSDRYYVKQYEEETNLKAYLALDTSRSMSYGSGPLAKLDYAAVAAAALASLLLRQRDSVGLALFNEGIRTFLPAAGTPSHLREVLKRLEAPETAPRTSIGHAFHDLAERVKRRGLIVILSDLFDAADEIRRGLQHFRHRRHEVIVIHVLDREELTFPFRDPVVFEGMEEEGLLPTEPRALRAEYLRLIEAHVDALRRGCREMGMDYVQMPTDEPVGDALASYLAGRARRV; encoded by the coding sequence ATGCACCGCAGCCCCCACCGCGGCTACAGCGTGGAGTTCGCCCAGCACCGCGAGTACACTCCGGGAGACGAGATCCGCCATATCGACTGGCAGGCCTACGGGCGGTCCGACCGCTACTACGTGAAGCAGTATGAGGAGGAGACGAACCTCAAGGCCTACCTCGCGCTTGACACCAGCCGCTCGATGTCCTACGGCTCGGGTCCGCTCGCCAAGCTCGACTACGCTGCGGTCGCGGCCGCCGCGCTGGCCTCACTCCTTCTGCGGCAGCGCGACTCCGTGGGCCTGGCGCTCTTCAACGAGGGCATCCGCACCTTCCTGCCCGCCGCCGGCACGCCATCGCACCTGCGCGAAGTGCTCAAGCGGCTCGAGGCGCCCGAGACCGCGCCGCGCACGAGCATCGGCCACGCGTTCCACGACCTCGCGGAGCGCGTGAAGCGCCGCGGCCTCATTGTCATCCTCAGCGACCTGTTCGATGCCGCCGACGAGATCCGGCGAGGCCTTCAGCACTTCCGGCACCGCAGGCACGAGGTAATCGTCATCCACGTCCTGGATCGCGAGGAGCTCACCTTCCCGTTTCGGGATCCCGTGGTGTTCGAGGGGATGGAGGAGGAGGGACTGCTGCCGACCGAGCCGCGCGCCCTGCGCGCCGAGTATCTGCGCTTGATCGAGGCGCACGTCGACGCATTGCGCCGCGGCTGCCGTGAGATGGGGATGGACTACGTGCAGATGCCGACCGATGAGCCGGTCGGCGACGCGCTGGCCAGCTATCTCGCCGGCCGCGCGCGCCGGGTGTAG
- a CDS encoding VWA domain-containing protein, producing the protein MGGVSFLNPAFLGALALGALPILVHLVRRRRVRVVPWAAWEFLRAARRRKRRRLRVEQLVLLAVRVLVVLLVALAFARPVLRAPRLAMAGGAGRVHAVIALDNSYSMGAVRDGRTAWERAVRAARDVVAQALRPGDSASLLLLSSPPEAPLSEPTLDLGRVRRLIARARLSDRATDYDAAAALCLRLLSTTPGRANEVYWVTDGQRAGFRSGDRARARRAWAELGRRARVSWIDVGAPRRQNLAVEAPSLGRELAAARSPVRVAATVRNYGDEPVRDLLVSLRVDGRAAGAARVDVPARGHADASFVHVFAGQGFHAGEIAVDRPDALDRDNRAWFTLRSRERLRVLVVNPAPSADPARDEAFYALTALSPTGAAEGGLAPVRPTLHRGLGLAALDLGPYDAVVFTGLAPVVPADRRALALYVRRGGGLLLVPGATTHAAQVNAALATAPDGAFLPARLGPRAAVTAALNPSSIDHPALAAFRDTSDANLGSARIALRYPLSVAPNDDAVRVALRFDDGQPALVERRYGQGRVMLYSGTFGPAGGSLPFRAAFVPLVHQLAAYLGSGAGAGHNLTVGDPLSARFDVRAAGRAVRVTAPDGAVTSEPSRLAADGVLFTHPETAMAGHYRAAVTGGPLEQAELYAVNLPAGESDLAPASEREVRVATGLGSILFGRSDGSIRDLVRRGRTGAEAWGPLLGAAIAMLFLEALLAWRFGRRG; encoded by the coding sequence ATGGGTGGCGTCTCGTTCCTCAACCCGGCCTTTCTGGGGGCCCTGGCCCTCGGCGCGCTGCCCATCCTGGTCCACCTGGTGCGCCGGCGGCGCGTCCGCGTGGTGCCCTGGGCCGCGTGGGAGTTCCTCCGGGCGGCGCGCAGGCGCAAGCGACGTCGCCTCCGCGTTGAGCAGCTCGTCTTGCTGGCGGTCCGCGTTCTCGTCGTGCTGCTCGTCGCGCTTGCCTTTGCGCGCCCGGTGCTGCGCGCGCCCCGCCTCGCCATGGCGGGCGGCGCGGGCCGCGTGCACGCCGTCATCGCGCTCGACAACTCCTACAGCATGGGCGCCGTGCGCGACGGGCGCACCGCCTGGGAACGCGCGGTGCGCGCCGCGCGCGATGTCGTCGCGCAGGCCCTCCGCCCCGGCGATTCCGCCTCGCTCCTGCTGCTCTCGTCGCCCCCGGAGGCCCCGCTGAGCGAGCCGACGCTCGACCTGGGACGAGTGCGCCGCCTGATCGCCCGGGCCCGCCTCTCGGACCGCGCCACCGACTACGATGCCGCGGCGGCGCTCTGCCTGCGGCTCCTCTCCACGACGCCTGGGCGAGCCAACGAGGTCTACTGGGTCACCGACGGCCAGCGCGCCGGCTTCCGGTCAGGCGACCGCGCGCGGGCGCGCCGCGCCTGGGCCGAGCTCGGGCGCAGGGCGCGCGTGAGCTGGATCGACGTGGGCGCCCCGCGCCGGCAGAACCTGGCGGTCGAAGCGCCCTCGCTGGGCCGCGAGCTCGCCGCCGCGCGCTCGCCCGTGCGCGTGGCGGCAACCGTGCGCAACTACGGAGACGAGCCAGTGCGCGACCTTCTGGTGAGCCTGCGTGTCGACGGCCGGGCCGCGGGCGCCGCCCGGGTCGACGTGCCTGCGCGGGGCCACGCCGATGCGTCCTTCGTGCACGTGTTCGCCGGCCAGGGCTTCCATGCCGGCGAGATCGCGGTGGATCGGCCCGACGCGCTCGATCGAGACAACCGCGCCTGGTTCACCCTGCGCTCGCGCGAGCGTCTGCGCGTGCTCGTGGTGAACCCGGCGCCGAGCGCGGACCCCGCGCGCGACGAGGCGTTCTACGCGCTCACGGCGCTCTCGCCGACGGGCGCCGCGGAGGGCGGCCTGGCGCCGGTGCGGCCGACGCTGCACCGCGGCCTCGGCCTAGCCGCGCTGGATCTGGGCCCCTACGATGCCGTCGTCTTCACCGGCCTGGCCCCGGTCGTCCCGGCCGACCGCCGGGCGCTCGCCCTCTACGTGCGCCGCGGCGGGGGCCTGCTGCTGGTGCCCGGCGCGACCACGCACGCCGCGCAGGTGAACGCCGCGCTCGCCACCGCGCCCGACGGCGCCTTTCTCCCCGCGCGGCTCGGTCCGCGCGCCGCCGTGACTGCCGCGCTGAACCCGAGCAGCATCGACCATCCGGCACTGGCCGCGTTTCGCGACACCTCCGACGCCAACCTTGGCAGCGCGCGAATCGCCCTGCGCTATCCCCTGAGCGTGGCGCCGAACGACGACGCCGTGCGCGTCGCCCTCCGCTTCGACGACGGACAGCCGGCCCTCGTCGAGCGGCGCTACGGCCAGGGCCGCGTGATGCTCTACTCGGGCACGTTCGGCCCGGCGGGGGGCAGTCTGCCCTTCCGGGCGGCGTTTGTGCCCCTGGTGCACCAACTGGCCGCCTACCTGGGCAGCGGCGCCGGCGCCGGCCACAACCTGACGGTGGGCGATCCGCTCAGTGCCCGCTTCGACGTGCGCGCGGCCGGGCGAGCGGTGCGCGTCACCGCGCCGGACGGCGCCGTCACGTCCGAGCCGAGCCGCCTGGCGGCGGACGGAGTGTTGTTCACGCATCCCGAGACGGCCATGGCCGGCCACTATCGGGCGGCCGTTACCGGCGGACCCCTGGAGCAGGCAGAGCTCTACGCCGTCAACCTGCCGGCCGGCGAGTCCGACCTGGCGCCGGCCTCGGAGCGCGAGGTGCGCGTAGCCACCGGCCTCGGCAGCATCCTGTTCGGGCGTTCGGACGGCTCGATCCGCGACCTGGTGCGCCGCGGCCGCACGGGAGCCGAGGCCTGGGGCCCTCTGCTGGGCGCGGCGATCGCGATGCTGTTCCTGGAGGCGCTGCTCGCCTGGCGGTTCGGGCGACGAGGGTGA